Proteins found in one Streptomyces sp. NBC_00461 genomic segment:
- a CDS encoding DUF1453 domain-containing protein, whose product MSGLVNGLAIAAVVVLVVVRQFRAQQIGTGRRWWLLPAILAVVALREPGIVDAHHRVESIALLGIELLIGLATGAAWAWTTRIWAEPDGTVWSKSTKASVTVWIVGIALRAGLFALGAAVGVHQDSSALLIALAATLLVRSGILVWRAQSTAPAVGATTAYGDHMARPARKEPV is encoded by the coding sequence ATGTCCGGGCTTGTCAACGGGCTCGCGATCGCGGCCGTCGTCGTCCTGGTGGTCGTACGGCAGTTCCGGGCCCAGCAGATCGGCACCGGCCGACGCTGGTGGCTCCTGCCCGCGATCCTTGCGGTCGTGGCGCTGCGCGAGCCCGGCATCGTCGACGCCCACCACCGCGTCGAGTCGATCGCCCTGCTCGGCATCGAACTGCTCATCGGTCTTGCCACAGGGGCCGCTTGGGCCTGGACGACCCGAATATGGGCCGAGCCGGACGGCACCGTGTGGAGCAAGAGCACCAAGGCGAGCGTGACCGTCTGGATCGTCGGCATCGCCCTGCGCGCCGGCCTCTTCGCTCTGGGCGCCGCCGTCGGCGTGCACCAGGACAGCTCCGCCCTGCTCATCGCCCTCGCGGCCACCCTCCTGGTCCGCTCCGGCATCCTGGTCTGGCGGGCCCAGTCGACCGCTCCCGCGGTGGGTGCGACCACGGCGTACGGTGACCACATGGCCCGCCCTGCGCGGAAGGAGCCTGTGTGA
- a CDS encoding sensor histidine kinase, giving the protein MTRSAWMRWPSREALGREGLTRPRRLLARAVRLLVLGMLLWGVFSSDHVHGWKAVVGGGVVLVAAFLAWAFFRCTFRHRLWPSLGSLALLQGIAMLAQSSDFRVPALVMWCGCAVASLERLPLAAGLPAAGVALGLYGVVNNDNLLTTAVTGVGLALAGYTVRLDAEARGNAQRLLTQERAARAAEAESAALAERARIAREIHDVLAHSLSAQLVHLEAARLLIERGVDREQILERVVAARGMARAGLDETRHALSALRGELTPLEDFLAQLVGATAGAEITITGERTQLPAEASQAVRRVAQEALTNVRKHAPGAKVQLRLDYSDQQVTLDVRDSGGPPGELAGAGGGYGLLGMRERAELLGGSLEAGPDEEGFVVTLKVPV; this is encoded by the coding sequence GTGACGCGGAGCGCGTGGATGCGCTGGCCCTCGCGGGAGGCACTCGGCCGGGAGGGACTCACCCGGCCCCGGCGCCTGCTCGCCCGGGCCGTACGGCTACTGGTCCTCGGCATGCTGCTCTGGGGAGTCTTCAGCAGCGATCATGTGCACGGCTGGAAGGCGGTCGTGGGCGGCGGAGTGGTGCTCGTGGCGGCATTCCTTGCCTGGGCCTTCTTCCGCTGCACGTTTCGGCACCGGCTGTGGCCCTCCCTGGGGTCGCTCGCACTGTTGCAGGGCATCGCGATGCTGGCCCAGTCCTCGGACTTCCGGGTTCCTGCACTCGTCATGTGGTGCGGGTGCGCGGTCGCCTCGCTGGAGCGGCTGCCCTTGGCGGCCGGTCTGCCCGCCGCCGGGGTGGCACTCGGCCTGTACGGGGTTGTCAACAACGACAACCTGCTGACGACAGCCGTCACCGGTGTCGGTCTCGCCCTCGCGGGCTACACCGTGCGCCTCGACGCCGAGGCGCGGGGAAACGCTCAGCGGTTGCTCACCCAGGAGAGGGCCGCCCGGGCCGCCGAAGCGGAGTCGGCGGCGCTCGCGGAGCGGGCCCGGATCGCGCGGGAGATCCACGACGTACTGGCACACAGCCTCTCGGCGCAGCTCGTGCACCTGGAGGCGGCCCGGCTGCTGATCGAGCGGGGCGTCGACCGGGAGCAGATCCTGGAGCGTGTGGTGGCGGCGCGGGGCATGGCTCGCGCCGGTCTCGACGAGACGCGGCACGCCCTGTCCGCGCTGCGCGGCGAGCTCACTCCGCTGGAGGACTTCCTCGCGCAGCTCGTCGGTGCGACGGCCGGAGCCGAGATCACCATTACGGGTGAGCGCACGCAGCTGCCGGCCGAGGCGTCGCAGGCCGTACGCAGGGTCGCTCAGGAAGCCCTGACGAACGTCCGCAAGCATGCGCCCGGGGCCAAGGTGCAACTGAGGCTGGACTACAGCGACCAGCAAGTGACGCTGGACGTACGGGACTCCGGAGGCCCACCGGGCGAACTCGCCGGGGCAGGCGGCGGGTACGGTCTGCTGGGCATGCGCGAGCGCGCCGAGCTGCTGGGCGGCTCGCTGGAAGCCGGGCCGGACGAGGAGGGGTTCGTGGTGACGCTGAAGGTGCCCGTATGA
- a CDS encoding response regulator transcription factor has protein sequence MTEGAETRPARVVVADDQTVVREGIVMLLGLLPGIEVVGAAGDGDEAVQLVAELAPDVVLMDLRMPRCDGVEATRRIRAEHPGTQVVVLTTYADDESLFPALRAGARGYLTKDAGGDEIVRAVQSVLSGDAGLSPSIQRRLLERLSDPEPPPATIMEAPDGLTARETEVLLLIAEGLSNQEIARKLHVSTATVKTHINNLFAKTGLKDRAQAVRYAYAKGLARPPVG, from the coding sequence ATGACGGAAGGGGCGGAGACGCGGCCCGCGCGCGTGGTCGTCGCGGACGACCAGACCGTCGTGCGTGAGGGCATCGTGATGCTGCTGGGCCTGCTGCCCGGGATCGAGGTGGTCGGCGCCGCGGGCGACGGGGACGAGGCGGTGCAGCTTGTCGCCGAGCTCGCCCCGGACGTGGTGCTGATGGACCTGCGTATGCCCCGCTGTGACGGTGTGGAGGCGACCCGGCGCATTCGTGCCGAGCACCCCGGGACGCAAGTCGTGGTGCTCACGACGTACGCGGACGACGAGTCCTTGTTCCCGGCGTTGCGGGCGGGGGCACGGGGTTATCTCACCAAGGACGCGGGAGGGGACGAGATCGTACGGGCCGTGCAGAGTGTGCTGTCCGGGGACGCGGGGCTGTCGCCCAGCATCCAACGGCGGTTGCTGGAGCGGCTGTCCGATCCGGAGCCGCCGCCGGCGACCATCATGGAGGCGCCGGACGGGCTCACAGCACGGGAGACGGAGGTGCTGCTGCTGATCGCCGAAGGCCTCAGTAACCAGGAAATCGCCCGGAAGCTGCATGTCTCCACCGCGACCGTGAAGACCCACATCAACAACCTCTTCGCCAAGACCGGGCTCAAGGATCGCGCCCAGGCGGTGCGTTACGCGTATGCGAAGGGGCTTGCGCGGCCGCCGGTGGGGTGA
- a CDS encoding DUF485 domain-containing protein: MQSSNGRPRGGGGGGDGSAEHREDHETSFAEAPGGVRYDDPWYDALASGWGELDGLGGQVPVPEAGSERRAGEDGAAVAAEVYLEVQRSAAFQEVRSRYRRFVVPGVIVFFVWYLGYVVTATSAPGLMAHPVAGAVNVAMLAGLGQFLTTFLFAWAYARHARLRRDRAALELRWDTQELTRGVRGGAL; encoded by the coding sequence ATGCAGTCAAGCAATGGCCGTCCTCGCGGAGGCGGGGGTGGCGGCGATGGTTCGGCCGAGCACCGCGAGGACCACGAGACGTCCTTCGCCGAGGCGCCCGGGGGCGTGAGATACGACGACCCGTGGTACGACGCACTTGCCTCCGGATGGGGCGAGTTGGACGGCCTCGGCGGACAGGTGCCGGTGCCCGAGGCCGGTTCTGAGCGGCGGGCGGGCGAAGACGGGGCAGCCGTTGCGGCCGAGGTCTATCTCGAGGTGCAGCGCAGCGCGGCGTTCCAGGAAGTGCGCAGCCGGTACCGCAGGTTCGTGGTGCCGGGAGTCATCGTCTTCTTCGTCTGGTATCTGGGGTACGTGGTGACCGCCACCAGCGCACCCGGGTTGATGGCGCATCCCGTGGCGGGCGCCGTGAACGTGGCGATGCTCGCGGGGCTCGGGCAGTTCCTCACGACGTTCCTGTTCGCATGGGCATACGCCCGGCATGCGCGGCTGCGCAGGGACCGGGCCGCGCTCGAACTGCGCTGGGACACCCAGGAACTGACACGGGGCGTACGAGGTGGTGCGCTGTGA
- a CDS encoding solute symporter family protein, whose product MTGNHQTLALFLFSAFVAVTLAITTWVSRNRRGSAEEFYAGGRLFSPMENGFAIAGDYMSAASFLGVTGLIALFGYDGLLYVVGFLVAWLLVLFLVAELVRNCGRFTLADVVAARMSERPVRIAAGTSSVTVSVLYLVAQMVGAGSLVALLLGGTSGAARAWTVIGVGALMVIYVSLGGMRATTWIQIVKAVLLLAGTVALTVLVLLRFHGDFDQLLLTAAERSGHGDAFLAPGLKYGGGWTARFDFISLGLALVLGTAGLPHILSRFYTVPTARAARRSVLWSIGLIGGFYLMTIVLGFGAAAIVGPEAVRGSSAAGNTAVPLLALNLGGGAGSTGGTVLFAIVAAVAFATILAVVAGITLASSASVAHDLYASLRRRHAKPRSEVAVARIASVGIGVVAIALGLLARDLNVAFLVGLAFAVAASANLPVLLYSLFWRNFTTRGAVWAVYGGLIPALGLVMLSPVVSGGPESLFPGVDFQYFPLQNPGLVSIPMGFLAGWLGTVTSAEIPDEAKHAETEVRALTGAGAV is encoded by the coding sequence GTGACGGGCAACCACCAGACGCTGGCGCTGTTTCTGTTCAGCGCGTTCGTCGCCGTCACTCTGGCGATCACGACATGGGTGAGCCGCAACCGGCGTGGCTCGGCGGAGGAGTTCTATGCGGGCGGGCGCCTCTTCTCGCCCATGGAGAATGGTTTTGCCATCGCGGGCGACTACATGTCGGCCGCGTCCTTCCTCGGTGTCACCGGGCTCATCGCGCTCTTCGGATACGACGGGCTGCTGTATGTGGTCGGCTTCCTCGTCGCCTGGCTGCTGGTGCTCTTCCTCGTCGCCGAACTGGTGCGCAACTGCGGGCGGTTCACGCTGGCCGACGTGGTCGCGGCGCGGATGAGCGAGAGACCCGTTCGGATCGCGGCGGGAACTTCCTCGGTCACCGTGTCCGTTCTCTATCTGGTAGCGCAGATGGTGGGCGCGGGGAGCCTGGTCGCACTGCTGCTCGGGGGGACGAGCGGAGCCGCGCGAGCCTGGACCGTCATCGGCGTCGGCGCGCTCATGGTGATCTATGTGTCGTTGGGAGGGATGCGGGCCACCACCTGGATCCAGATCGTCAAGGCGGTTCTCCTGCTCGCCGGTACGGTGGCGCTGACCGTGCTCGTCCTGCTCCGGTTCCACGGCGACTTCGACCAACTGCTGCTGACGGCGGCCGAGCGCAGTGGTCACGGCGACGCGTTCCTGGCACCGGGACTCAAGTACGGCGGAGGCTGGACCGCCCGCTTCGACTTCATCAGCCTCGGGCTCGCCCTGGTGCTGGGCACGGCGGGGCTGCCGCACATCCTGTCCCGTTTCTACACGGTGCCCACGGCCCGGGCCGCCCGCCGCTCGGTGCTCTGGTCGATCGGGCTCATCGGCGGCTTCTACCTGATGACGATCGTCCTCGGCTTCGGCGCGGCCGCGATCGTGGGGCCGGAGGCGGTACGCGGGTCGAGCGCGGCCGGGAACACGGCGGTTCCGCTCCTGGCGCTCAACCTGGGCGGCGGAGCCGGTTCCACAGGAGGAACGGTTCTCTTTGCGATCGTCGCCGCCGTGGCCTTCGCCACCATCCTCGCGGTGGTCGCCGGAATCACACTCGCCTCCTCGGCGTCCGTGGCCCACGACCTGTATGCGTCGCTGCGGCGCCGCCACGCCAAGCCGCGCAGCGAGGTGGCCGTGGCGCGGATCGCCTCGGTCGGGATCGGCGTGGTCGCGATCGCCCTCGGCCTGCTGGCCCGTGACCTGAACGTCGCCTTCCTGGTGGGCCTCGCCTTTGCAGTCGCCGCGTCCGCGAATCTCCCGGTCCTGCTGTACTCGCTGTTCTGGCGCAACTTCACCACCCGCGGCGCCGTGTGGGCGGTTTACGGCGGGCTGATCCCCGCCTTGGGTCTTGTCATGTTGTCGCCGGTGGTCTCGGGCGGTCCGGAATCGCTGTTCCCGGGCGTCGACTTCCAGTACTTCCCGCTTCAGAACCCCGGCCTCGTGTCGATCCCGATGGGCTTCCTCGCCGGCTGGCTCGGTACGGTCACCTCCGCCGAGATCCCGGACGAGGCCAAGCACGCGGAGACCGAGGTGCGGGCGCTGACTGGAGCGGGAGCGGTGTAG
- a CDS encoding response regulator: MIDVLVVDDDFRVAEINAKYVGKVPGFRVAARAHSAAQALASVQRGSIDLVLLDHYLPDQTGLDLVHRMREQGHGTDVIMITAASDVTTVQAAMRLGALHYLVKPFTFAALRTRLDSYAALRRTVDRVGGRGIAGQDQVDRIFGALRTAPATSSPGLPSGQSEPTSDLICRVLHHADHPLSAHEVAIETGLSRSTAQRYLRNLEQTGRLRLTLKYGDTGRPEHLYAWVAP, encoded by the coding sequence ATGATTGACGTCCTGGTCGTGGACGACGACTTCCGCGTCGCCGAGATAAACGCCAAGTACGTGGGAAAGGTTCCCGGTTTCCGGGTCGCCGCCCGCGCACACAGCGCTGCCCAGGCTCTGGCCAGTGTGCAGCGCGGGTCCATCGACCTGGTCCTGCTCGACCACTACCTGCCCGACCAGACGGGCCTCGATCTCGTCCACCGCATGCGGGAGCAGGGGCACGGCACGGACGTCATCATGATCACCGCGGCCAGCGACGTGACAACCGTGCAGGCCGCGATGCGCCTCGGAGCGCTGCACTATCTGGTCAAGCCGTTCACCTTCGCCGCCCTGCGCACCCGCCTCGACTCGTACGCCGCCCTGCGCCGCACCGTCGATCGGGTCGGCGGCCGCGGCATCGCCGGCCAGGACCAAGTGGACCGGATCTTCGGCGCGCTGCGCACCGCCCCGGCCACGTCGTCACCGGGCCTGCCCAGCGGCCAGTCGGAGCCGACGAGCGACCTCATATGCCGCGTACTGCACCACGCAGACCACCCGCTCTCCGCCCACGAGGTCGCCATCGAGACCGGCCTGAGCCGCTCCACCGCCCAGCGCTACCTCCGCAACCTCGAACAGACCGGCCGCCTCCGCCTCACGCTGAAATACGGCGACACAGGCCGCCCGGAACACCTCTACGCATGGGTGGCCCCGTAA
- a CDS encoding ABC transporter ATP-binding protein: MSADTSPAIQLRGASKIFRTPSGGLHTAVRELDLTVGRGEFVAVVGPTGCGKSTTLTLVSGLEEPTEGEVLVAGEPVNGVGDKVGFVFQQDATFPWRTVLSNVMAGPRFRGVPKAEAKQKAREWLARVGLSAFEDRYPHQLSGGQRKRVALAATFVNDPEILLMDEPFSALDVQTRALMSDELLELWAGTGASVVFVTHDLEESIALADKVVVMTAGPATVKQVFDIDLPRPRKVESVRLEARFIEIYREIWESLGEEVRITRERGAAHVA, encoded by the coding sequence ATGAGCGCAGACACCAGCCCCGCCATTCAGCTCCGGGGCGCGAGCAAGATCTTCAGGACCCCGTCGGGGGGTCTGCACACGGCCGTGAGGGAGCTGGACCTCACGGTCGGGCGCGGCGAGTTCGTCGCGGTCGTCGGCCCTACGGGCTGCGGTAAGTCGACCACGTTGACCCTGGTCAGCGGGTTGGAGGAACCCACCGAGGGTGAGGTCCTGGTCGCCGGTGAGCCGGTGAACGGCGTCGGCGACAAGGTCGGTTTCGTCTTCCAGCAGGACGCCACCTTCCCCTGGCGAACCGTCCTGTCCAACGTCATGGCGGGCCCGCGCTTCCGTGGCGTGCCCAAGGCGGAGGCGAAGCAGAAGGCGCGCGAATGGCTGGCCCGGGTCGGCCTCTCGGCCTTCGAGGACCGCTACCCGCACCAGCTCTCCGGCGGTCAGCGCAAGCGCGTCGCGCTCGCCGCGACCTTCGTCAACGACCCCGAGATCCTGCTCATGGACGAGCCCTTCTCGGCGCTCGACGTGCAGACCAGGGCGTTGATGTCGGACGAACTGCTGGAGCTGTGGGCCGGCACGGGCGCCTCCGTCGTGTTCGTCACGCACGACCTGGAGGAGTCGATCGCGCTGGCCGACAAGGTCGTCGTGATGACGGCCGGCCCCGCCACCGTCAAGCAGGTCTTCGACATCGACCTGCCCCGGCCGCGCAAGGTCGAGTCCGTGCGCCTGGAGGCGCGGTTCATCGAGATCTACCGCGAGATCTGGGAGTCCCTCGGCGAAGAGGTCCGGATCACCCGTGAGAGGGGTGCCGCCCATGTCGCCTGA